A section of the Balearica regulorum gibbericeps isolate bBalReg1 chromosome 6, bBalReg1.pri, whole genome shotgun sequence genome encodes:
- the PGAP1 gene encoding GPI inositol-deacylase isoform X1 produces MGRAGRRLPALAALFYGALAVLVLLGVRDVLFLYEENRCSMTYMYEYPEYLKIKLPKKTARRYPAYELYLYGEGNYAEENKNLLLTGIPVLFLPGNAGSYKQVRSLGSIALRKAEDVDFKYHFNFFSVNFNEELVALYGGSLQRQTKFVHECIKVILKLYRDREFAPTSVAIVGHSMGGLVARALLTLKNFKPELINLLITQATPHVAPVMPLDKYLTDFYTAVNNHWILKAQDLRNLTTLSVAGGFRDYQVRSGLAFLPRLSQHDSALSVVSSAVPRAWASTDHLSIVWCKELILATIRAFFDLIDENTRQITEDPKKRMSVLNHHFVRHPAKMFEENPEAFTELTGAFMWITVKASKWTYSVYNDSDGKYFTFPLASHRKSYSHVYCENSMLDTSSWIYGCMKNNSSMCLEATDLSWRAELLPATKVVILKLQDYPSLSHIVIQVPPTVGNKYTLDCEFFKEDSRTVQLPVTHLFSFGLSSSKILLNSTGLLYNVQLQHFNQIYQAFKIYIESHCQSLKERKPSVYRLHIPWSHEDSITVANCCFRAPSFTEISAKLHIAQPQNDNRVPELNIYSSSDCQYEVILKTSLLQILGQIIRFHAGAFPVYVVSNILLTYGGQLSTLISTGQCSDFSLELVRTAKPYKVEPLISIVVFLQGFHWFRGIWESLSLPEVDAAVLSSQDAWFPLVSLILFLFGTGIAYWSGVFFSTSLRLISSLWLALIRPTVLQKDKLITPRRFCGVLSLALVSWTTCGAFAVLIIYLQYLFKVIKLHVNVRAEQNILNGGLDRSKETSQNSSIHTIKNQSLMDSTSKATQSLSNNTIAEAVNSLKMHVTILNLFTWIVLLNLPSLIYWLKNLRYNVRLDPDPCRSTAIVLACILEILMNSSTSEVKSSKLLKIASKVPLPLSVAMLAFGRMHLYKVPHFVTLSLLLHVLCCVV; encoded by the exons ATGGGGCGGGCGGGCCGCCGGCTGCCCGCTTTGGCGGCGCTCTTCTATGGGGCGCTGGCGGTGCTGGTGCTGCTAGGGGTGCGGGACGTGCTGTTCCTCTACGAGGAGAACCGGTGCAGCATGACCTACATGTACGAGTACCCCGAGTATCTG AAGATAAAATTACCGAAGAAAACAGCCAGGCGATACCCAGCATATGAGCTCTATCTCTATGGGGAAGGGAACTAcgctgaagaaaacaaaaatctcctaTTGACAGGAATTCCAGTTCTCTTTCTTCCTGGGAATGCTGGCAGTTACAAACAAG TACGTTCTCTTGGCTCCATTGCacttagaaaagcagaagatgtTGACTTCAAgtatcattttaatttcttcagtgtCAACTTTAATGAAGAGTTGGTTGCATTGTATGGTGGTAGTCTGCAACGACAGACCAAGTTTGTGCATGAGTGCATAAAAGTAATTCTTAAGTTGTACAGG GATCGAGAATTTGCACCGACCAGTGTTGCAATAGTAGGTCATTCCATGGGTGGTCTTGTTGCAAGAGCATTGCTTACTCTCAAGAATTTTAAGCCTGAGCTTATAAATCTCCTCATTACACAAGCCACACCTCATGTTGCACCGGTAATGCCTTTAGACAAGTATCTTACTG atttttataCAGCTGTAAACAATCATTGGATTCTAAAGGCCCAAGATTTAAGAAATTTAACTACCCTTTCTGTGGCGGGAGGATTCAGAGATTACCAAGTTCGTTCAGGACTGGCTTTTCTACCGAGATTGAGTCAACATGACAGTGCCTTATCTGTTGTG agcTCAGCTGTGCCTAGAGCTTGGGCCTCAACAGACCATCTCTCCATAGTGTG GTGCAAAGAATTGATCCTGGCTACCATTAGAGCTTTTTTTGATCTCATAGATGAAAACACCAGGCAG ATAACTGAAGATCCAAAGAAGAGAATGTCTGTACTGAATCACCACTTTGTGAGACACCCTGCAAAGATGTTTGAGGAAAATCCTGAAGCTTTTACAGAACTCACAG gagCTTTCATGTGGATTACAGTCAAAGCCTCAAAATGGACTTACTCAGTTTACAAT gattctgatggaaaatatttcacatttcctCTTGCAAGCCACAGAAAATCATACAGTCATGTTTACTGTGAAAACAGTATGTTG GACACAAGTAGCTGGATTTATGGCTGTATGAAGAACAATTCATCGATGTG CCTGGAAGCTACTGATTTATCCTGGAGAGCTGAGTTACTTCCAGCCACCAAG gtcgTAATACTGAAACTTCAGGACTATCCGTCCTTGTCCCACATTGTCATTCAGGTACCGCCCACAGTTGGcaataag TATACTTTGGACTGTGAATTCTTCAAAGAGGATTCCAGAACAGTACAGCTTCCTGTAAcacatcttttttcatttg GGCTTTCTTCAAGCAAAATTCTATTAAATTCAACTGGCTTACTTTACAATGTTCAGCTCCAGCACTTTAACCAA ATATATCAAGCGTTCAAAATTTATATAGAGAGCCACTGCCAGTCACTCAAAG aaagaaaacctaGTGTTTACAGACTTCATATACCCTGGTCACATGAAGACTCAATAACGGTAGCAAA TTGCTGTTTCAGAGCTCCGTCTTTTACTGagatttctgcaaaactgcatATTGCTCAGCCTCAAAATGACAACAGGGTTccagaattaaatatttactcttCCTCAGACTGTCAGTATGAA GTAATTCTGAAGACGTCACTTTTACAGATTCTTGGACAA ATAATAAGGTTCCATGCTGGTGCTTTTCCTGTCTATGTTGTTTCTAATATTCTTCTTACTTATGGAGGACAATTGAGCACATTGATATCAACAG GGCAGTGTTCAGACTTTTCCCTTGAACTAGTTAGGACAGCGAAACCCTACAAAGTAGAACCTCTTATAAGCATTGTTGTGTTTCTGCAGGG GTTTCACTGGTTTAGAGGGATATGGGAATCGTTGTCACTACCAGAGGTGGATGCTGCTGTACTGAGTAGTCAGGATGCGTGGTTCCCCCTTGTgtccttgattctgtttctttttgggACAGGCATTGCCTACTGGAGTGGAGTATTTTTCTCTACATCTCTGAGACTCATATCTTCATTATGGTTAGCTCTGATTAG aCCTACTGTACTTCAAAAAGATAAGTTGATTACACCCAGGAGATTCTGCGGGGTGTTATCCCTTGCTTTGGTTAGCTGGACAACTTGTGGTGCATTTGCTGTATTAATTATTTATCTTCAATATTTGTTTAAG GTTATAAAACTACATGTGAATGTAAGAGCAGAACAAAACATACTTAATGGG ggtTTAGACCGCTCAAAAGAAACTTCACAGAACTCCAGTATACACACAATCAAAAACCAGAGTTTGATGGACAGTACCTCAAAAGCAACACAATCTCTTTCCAACAATACAATTGCTGAAGCTGTTAACAGTCTTAAGATGCATGTTACAATTCTCAATTTATTCACATGGATTGTGCTGCTCAACTTGCCATCTTTAATTTATTGGTTAAAAAATCTCAG GTACAATGTTAGACTTGATCCTGATCCATGTAGATCTACAGCTATTGTCCTTGCATGCATTTTAGAAATTCTCATGAATTCAAGTACTTCTGAAGTGAAATCAAG TAAACTCTTGAAGATCGCATCCAAGGTTCCACTCCCTTTGTCTGTTGCAATGTTGGCCTTTGGACGAATGCATTTATACAAAGTACCACACTTTGTAACCTTATCTCTTCTTCTACATGTGCTGTGTTGTGTTGTGTAA
- the PGAP1 gene encoding GPI inositol-deacylase isoform X2: protein MGRAGRRLPALAALFYGALAVLVLLGVRDVLFLYEENRCSMTYMYEYPEYLKIKLPKKTARRYPAYELYLYGEGNYAEENKNLLLTGIPVLFLPGNAGSYKQVRSLGSIALRKAEDVDFKYHFNFFSVNFNEELVALYGGSLQRQTKFVHECIKVILKLYRDREFAPTSVAIVGHSMGGLVARALLTLKNFKPELINLLITQATPHVAPVMPLDKYLTDFYTAVNNHWILKAQDLRNLTTLSVAGGFRDYQVRSGLAFLPRLSQHDSALSVVSSAVPRAWASTDHLSIVWCKELILATIRAFFDLIDENTRQITEDPKKRMSVLNHHFVRHPAKMFEENPEAFTELTGAFMWITVKASKWTYSVYNDSDGKYFTFPLASHRKSYSHVYCENSMLDTSSWIYGCMKNNSSMCLEATDLSWRAELLPATKVVILKLQDYPSLSHIVIQVPPTVGNKYTLDCEFFKEDSRTVQLPVTHLFSFGLSSSKILLNSTGLLYNVQLQHFNQIYQAFKIYIESHCQSLKERKPSVYRLHIPWSHEDSITVAKAPSFTEISAKLHIAQPQNDNRVPELNIYSSSDCQYEVILKTSLLQILGQIIRFHAGAFPVYVVSNILLTYGGQLSTLISTGQCSDFSLELVRTAKPYKVEPLISIVVFLQGFHWFRGIWESLSLPEVDAAVLSSQDAWFPLVSLILFLFGTGIAYWSGVFFSTSLRLISSLWLALIRPTVLQKDKLITPRRFCGVLSLALVSWTTCGAFAVLIIYLQYLFKVIKLHVNVRAEQNILNGGLDRSKETSQNSSIHTIKNQSLMDSTSKATQSLSNNTIAEAVNSLKMHVTILNLFTWIVLLNLPSLIYWLKNLRYNVRLDPDPCRSTAIVLACILEILMNSSTSEVKSSKLLKIASKVPLPLSVAMLAFGRMHLYKVPHFVTLSLLLHVLCCVV from the exons ATGGGGCGGGCGGGCCGCCGGCTGCCCGCTTTGGCGGCGCTCTTCTATGGGGCGCTGGCGGTGCTGGTGCTGCTAGGGGTGCGGGACGTGCTGTTCCTCTACGAGGAGAACCGGTGCAGCATGACCTACATGTACGAGTACCCCGAGTATCTG AAGATAAAATTACCGAAGAAAACAGCCAGGCGATACCCAGCATATGAGCTCTATCTCTATGGGGAAGGGAACTAcgctgaagaaaacaaaaatctcctaTTGACAGGAATTCCAGTTCTCTTTCTTCCTGGGAATGCTGGCAGTTACAAACAAG TACGTTCTCTTGGCTCCATTGCacttagaaaagcagaagatgtTGACTTCAAgtatcattttaatttcttcagtgtCAACTTTAATGAAGAGTTGGTTGCATTGTATGGTGGTAGTCTGCAACGACAGACCAAGTTTGTGCATGAGTGCATAAAAGTAATTCTTAAGTTGTACAGG GATCGAGAATTTGCACCGACCAGTGTTGCAATAGTAGGTCATTCCATGGGTGGTCTTGTTGCAAGAGCATTGCTTACTCTCAAGAATTTTAAGCCTGAGCTTATAAATCTCCTCATTACACAAGCCACACCTCATGTTGCACCGGTAATGCCTTTAGACAAGTATCTTACTG atttttataCAGCTGTAAACAATCATTGGATTCTAAAGGCCCAAGATTTAAGAAATTTAACTACCCTTTCTGTGGCGGGAGGATTCAGAGATTACCAAGTTCGTTCAGGACTGGCTTTTCTACCGAGATTGAGTCAACATGACAGTGCCTTATCTGTTGTG agcTCAGCTGTGCCTAGAGCTTGGGCCTCAACAGACCATCTCTCCATAGTGTG GTGCAAAGAATTGATCCTGGCTACCATTAGAGCTTTTTTTGATCTCATAGATGAAAACACCAGGCAG ATAACTGAAGATCCAAAGAAGAGAATGTCTGTACTGAATCACCACTTTGTGAGACACCCTGCAAAGATGTTTGAGGAAAATCCTGAAGCTTTTACAGAACTCACAG gagCTTTCATGTGGATTACAGTCAAAGCCTCAAAATGGACTTACTCAGTTTACAAT gattctgatggaaaatatttcacatttcctCTTGCAAGCCACAGAAAATCATACAGTCATGTTTACTGTGAAAACAGTATGTTG GACACAAGTAGCTGGATTTATGGCTGTATGAAGAACAATTCATCGATGTG CCTGGAAGCTACTGATTTATCCTGGAGAGCTGAGTTACTTCCAGCCACCAAG gtcgTAATACTGAAACTTCAGGACTATCCGTCCTTGTCCCACATTGTCATTCAGGTACCGCCCACAGTTGGcaataag TATACTTTGGACTGTGAATTCTTCAAAGAGGATTCCAGAACAGTACAGCTTCCTGTAAcacatcttttttcatttg GGCTTTCTTCAAGCAAAATTCTATTAAATTCAACTGGCTTACTTTACAATGTTCAGCTCCAGCACTTTAACCAA ATATATCAAGCGTTCAAAATTTATATAGAGAGCCACTGCCAGTCACTCAAAG aaagaaaacctaGTGTTTACAGACTTCATATACCCTGGTCACATGAAGACTCAATAACGGTAGCAAA AGCTCCGTCTTTTACTGagatttctgcaaaactgcatATTGCTCAGCCTCAAAATGACAACAGGGTTccagaattaaatatttactcttCCTCAGACTGTCAGTATGAA GTAATTCTGAAGACGTCACTTTTACAGATTCTTGGACAA ATAATAAGGTTCCATGCTGGTGCTTTTCCTGTCTATGTTGTTTCTAATATTCTTCTTACTTATGGAGGACAATTGAGCACATTGATATCAACAG GGCAGTGTTCAGACTTTTCCCTTGAACTAGTTAGGACAGCGAAACCCTACAAAGTAGAACCTCTTATAAGCATTGTTGTGTTTCTGCAGGG GTTTCACTGGTTTAGAGGGATATGGGAATCGTTGTCACTACCAGAGGTGGATGCTGCTGTACTGAGTAGTCAGGATGCGTGGTTCCCCCTTGTgtccttgattctgtttctttttgggACAGGCATTGCCTACTGGAGTGGAGTATTTTTCTCTACATCTCTGAGACTCATATCTTCATTATGGTTAGCTCTGATTAG aCCTACTGTACTTCAAAAAGATAAGTTGATTACACCCAGGAGATTCTGCGGGGTGTTATCCCTTGCTTTGGTTAGCTGGACAACTTGTGGTGCATTTGCTGTATTAATTATTTATCTTCAATATTTGTTTAAG GTTATAAAACTACATGTGAATGTAAGAGCAGAACAAAACATACTTAATGGG ggtTTAGACCGCTCAAAAGAAACTTCACAGAACTCCAGTATACACACAATCAAAAACCAGAGTTTGATGGACAGTACCTCAAAAGCAACACAATCTCTTTCCAACAATACAATTGCTGAAGCTGTTAACAGTCTTAAGATGCATGTTACAATTCTCAATTTATTCACATGGATTGTGCTGCTCAACTTGCCATCTTTAATTTATTGGTTAAAAAATCTCAG GTACAATGTTAGACTTGATCCTGATCCATGTAGATCTACAGCTATTGTCCTTGCATGCATTTTAGAAATTCTCATGAATTCAAGTACTTCTGAAGTGAAATCAAG TAAACTCTTGAAGATCGCATCCAAGGTTCCACTCCCTTTGTCTGTTGCAATGTTGGCCTTTGGACGAATGCATTTATACAAAGTACCACACTTTGTAACCTTATCTCTTCTTCTACATGTGCTGTGTTGTGTTGTGTAA
- the PGAP1 gene encoding GPI inositol-deacylase isoform X3 encodes MGRAGRRLPALAALFYGALAVLVLLGVRDVLFLYEENRCSMTYMYEYPEYLKIKLPKKTARRYPAYELYLYGEGNYAEENKNLLLTGIPVLFLPGNAGSYKQVRSLGSIALRKAEDVDFKYHFNFFSVNFNEELVALYGGSLQRQTKFVHECIKVILKLYRDREFAPTSVAIVGHSMGGLVARALLTLKNFKPELINLLITQATPHVAPVMPLDKYLTDFYTAVNNHWILKAQDLRNLTTLSVAGGFRDYQVRSGLAFLPRLSQHDSALSVVSSAVPRAWASTDHLSIVWCKELILATIRAFFDLIDENTRQITEDPKKRMSVLNHHFVRHPAKMFEENPEAFTELTGAFMWITVKASKWTYSVYNDSDGKYFTFPLASHRKSYSHVYCENSMLDTSSWIYGCMKNNSSMCLEATDLSWRAELLPATKVVILKLQDYPSLSHIVIQVPPTVGNKYTLDCEFFKEDSRTVQLPVTHLFSFGLSSSKILLNSTGLLYNVQLQHFNQIYQAFKIYIESHCQSLKERKPSVYRLHIPWSHEDSITVANCCFRAPSFTEISAKLHIAQPQNDNRVPELNIYSSSDCQYEVILKTSLLQILGQIIRFHAGAFPVYVVSNILLTYGGQLSTLISTGQCSDFSLELVRTAKPYKVEPLISIVVFLQGFHWFRGIWESLSLPEVDAAVLSSQDAWFPLVSLILFLFGTGIAYWSGVFFSTSLRLISSLWLALIRPTVLQKDKLITPRRFCGVLSLALVSWTTCGAFAVLIIYLQYLFKVIKLHVNVRAEQNILNGGLDRSKETSQNSSIHTIKNQSLMDSTSKATQSLSNNTIAEAVNSLKMHVTILNLFTWIVLLNLPSLIYWLKNLRYNVRLDPDPCRSTAIVLACILEILMNSSTSEVKSSHENSTATIL; translated from the exons ATGGGGCGGGCGGGCCGCCGGCTGCCCGCTTTGGCGGCGCTCTTCTATGGGGCGCTGGCGGTGCTGGTGCTGCTAGGGGTGCGGGACGTGCTGTTCCTCTACGAGGAGAACCGGTGCAGCATGACCTACATGTACGAGTACCCCGAGTATCTG AAGATAAAATTACCGAAGAAAACAGCCAGGCGATACCCAGCATATGAGCTCTATCTCTATGGGGAAGGGAACTAcgctgaagaaaacaaaaatctcctaTTGACAGGAATTCCAGTTCTCTTTCTTCCTGGGAATGCTGGCAGTTACAAACAAG TACGTTCTCTTGGCTCCATTGCacttagaaaagcagaagatgtTGACTTCAAgtatcattttaatttcttcagtgtCAACTTTAATGAAGAGTTGGTTGCATTGTATGGTGGTAGTCTGCAACGACAGACCAAGTTTGTGCATGAGTGCATAAAAGTAATTCTTAAGTTGTACAGG GATCGAGAATTTGCACCGACCAGTGTTGCAATAGTAGGTCATTCCATGGGTGGTCTTGTTGCAAGAGCATTGCTTACTCTCAAGAATTTTAAGCCTGAGCTTATAAATCTCCTCATTACACAAGCCACACCTCATGTTGCACCGGTAATGCCTTTAGACAAGTATCTTACTG atttttataCAGCTGTAAACAATCATTGGATTCTAAAGGCCCAAGATTTAAGAAATTTAACTACCCTTTCTGTGGCGGGAGGATTCAGAGATTACCAAGTTCGTTCAGGACTGGCTTTTCTACCGAGATTGAGTCAACATGACAGTGCCTTATCTGTTGTG agcTCAGCTGTGCCTAGAGCTTGGGCCTCAACAGACCATCTCTCCATAGTGTG GTGCAAAGAATTGATCCTGGCTACCATTAGAGCTTTTTTTGATCTCATAGATGAAAACACCAGGCAG ATAACTGAAGATCCAAAGAAGAGAATGTCTGTACTGAATCACCACTTTGTGAGACACCCTGCAAAGATGTTTGAGGAAAATCCTGAAGCTTTTACAGAACTCACAG gagCTTTCATGTGGATTACAGTCAAAGCCTCAAAATGGACTTACTCAGTTTACAAT gattctgatggaaaatatttcacatttcctCTTGCAAGCCACAGAAAATCATACAGTCATGTTTACTGTGAAAACAGTATGTTG GACACAAGTAGCTGGATTTATGGCTGTATGAAGAACAATTCATCGATGTG CCTGGAAGCTACTGATTTATCCTGGAGAGCTGAGTTACTTCCAGCCACCAAG gtcgTAATACTGAAACTTCAGGACTATCCGTCCTTGTCCCACATTGTCATTCAGGTACCGCCCACAGTTGGcaataag TATACTTTGGACTGTGAATTCTTCAAAGAGGATTCCAGAACAGTACAGCTTCCTGTAAcacatcttttttcatttg GGCTTTCTTCAAGCAAAATTCTATTAAATTCAACTGGCTTACTTTACAATGTTCAGCTCCAGCACTTTAACCAA ATATATCAAGCGTTCAAAATTTATATAGAGAGCCACTGCCAGTCACTCAAAG aaagaaaacctaGTGTTTACAGACTTCATATACCCTGGTCACATGAAGACTCAATAACGGTAGCAAA TTGCTGTTTCAGAGCTCCGTCTTTTACTGagatttctgcaaaactgcatATTGCTCAGCCTCAAAATGACAACAGGGTTccagaattaaatatttactcttCCTCAGACTGTCAGTATGAA GTAATTCTGAAGACGTCACTTTTACAGATTCTTGGACAA ATAATAAGGTTCCATGCTGGTGCTTTTCCTGTCTATGTTGTTTCTAATATTCTTCTTACTTATGGAGGACAATTGAGCACATTGATATCAACAG GGCAGTGTTCAGACTTTTCCCTTGAACTAGTTAGGACAGCGAAACCCTACAAAGTAGAACCTCTTATAAGCATTGTTGTGTTTCTGCAGGG GTTTCACTGGTTTAGAGGGATATGGGAATCGTTGTCACTACCAGAGGTGGATGCTGCTGTACTGAGTAGTCAGGATGCGTGGTTCCCCCTTGTgtccttgattctgtttctttttgggACAGGCATTGCCTACTGGAGTGGAGTATTTTTCTCTACATCTCTGAGACTCATATCTTCATTATGGTTAGCTCTGATTAG aCCTACTGTACTTCAAAAAGATAAGTTGATTACACCCAGGAGATTCTGCGGGGTGTTATCCCTTGCTTTGGTTAGCTGGACAACTTGTGGTGCATTTGCTGTATTAATTATTTATCTTCAATATTTGTTTAAG GTTATAAAACTACATGTGAATGTAAGAGCAGAACAAAACATACTTAATGGG ggtTTAGACCGCTCAAAAGAAACTTCACAGAACTCCAGTATACACACAATCAAAAACCAGAGTTTGATGGACAGTACCTCAAAAGCAACACAATCTCTTTCCAACAATACAATTGCTGAAGCTGTTAACAGTCTTAAGATGCATGTTACAATTCTCAATTTATTCACATGGATTGTGCTGCTCAACTTGCCATCTTTAATTTATTGGTTAAAAAATCTCAG GTACAATGTTAGACTTGATCCTGATCCATGTAGATCTACAGCTATTGTCCTTGCATGCATTTTAGAAATTCTCATGAATTCAAGTACTTCTGAAGTGAAATCAAG